One stretch of Gopherus flavomarginatus isolate rGopFla2 chromosome 2, rGopFla2.mat.asm, whole genome shotgun sequence DNA includes these proteins:
- the LOC127044053 gene encoding uncharacterized protein LOC127044053 yields the protein MDSLLRPYATSTPSYLRDTTDFLRKLQCIGDLPENTILATMDLEALYTNIPHTDGIQAVRNTIPDDATAQLAAELCAFILTHNYFKFDDNIYLQISGTAMGTRMAPQYANIFMADLEQRFLSSRPLTPLLYLRYIDDIFIIWTHGKETLEKFHHDFNSFHPTINLSLDQSTREVHFLDTTVQISDGHINTTLYRKPTDRYAYLHASSFHPGHITRSIVYSQALRYNRICSDPSDRDQHLQNLHQAFSKLQYPHEEIRKQINRARRVPRSLLLQDKPKRETNRTPLAITYSPQLKPLQRIIKDLQPILDNDPTLSQALGGRPILAHRQPANLKHILTSNCTPHHNNSSSGTNPCNKPRCQLCPHIYTSDTITGPNQISHTITGSFTCTSTNVIYAITCQQCPSAMYIGQTGQSLRKRINGHKSDIRNGNIQKPVGEHFNLPGHTIADFKVAILQQKNFRTRLQRETAELQFICKFDTISSGLNKDCEWLANYRTSFSSLGFHTSTARTGPHSP from the coding sequence atggactctctactcagaccctatgccaccagcactcccagctatctccgcgacaccactgatttcctgaggaaactacaatgcattggtgacctcccagaaaacaccatcctagccaccatggatttagaggctctctacacaaacatcccacacacagatggaatacaagctgtcaggaacactatccctgatgatgccacggcacaactggctgctgagctctgtgcctttatacttacacacaactatttcaaatttgatgacaatatatatctccagatcagtggcactgctatgggcacccgcatggccccacaatatgccaatatcttcatggccgacctggaacaacgcttcctcagctctcgtccactcacaccccttctctatctacgctacattgatgacatcttcatcatctggacccatgggaaggagactctggaaaaattccaccatgatttcaacagcttccaccccaccatcaacctcagcctggatcaatctacacgggaggtccactttcttgacaccacggtgcaaataagtgatggtcacattaacaccaccctatatcgaaaacctaccgaccgctatgcctaccttcatgcctccagcttccatcccgggcacatcacacgatccattgtctacagccaagcactgaggtacaaccgcatttgctctgacccctcagacagagaccaacacctacaaaatctccaccaagcattctcaaaactacaatacccacacgaggaaataaggaaacagatcaacagagccagacgtgtacccagaagcctcctactgcaagacaaacccaagagagaaaccaacaggactccactggccatcacatacagcccccagctaaaacccctccaacgcatcatcaaggatctacaacccatcctggacaatgatcccacactttcacaggccttgggtggcaggccaatccttgcccacagacaacctgccaacctgaaacatattctcaccagtaactgcacaccacaccataataactctagctcaggaaccaatccatgcaacaaacctcgatgccaactctgcccacatatctacaccagcgacaccatcacaggacctaaccagatcagccacaccatcactggttcattcacctgcacatccaccaatgtaatatatgccatcacatgccagcaatgcccctctgctatgtacatcggccaaactggacagtctctacggaaaaggataaatggacacaaatcagacattaggaatggcaatatacaaaaacctgtaggagagcacttcaacctccctggccacactatagcagactttaaggtggccatcctgcagcaaaaaaacttcaggaccagacttcaaagagaaactgctgagcttcagttcatctgcaaatttgacaccatcagctcaggattgaacaaagactgtgaatggcttgccaattacagaaccagtttctcctctcttggttttcacacctcaactgctagaacagggcctcattctccctga